CGAGGACGTCAAGCTCGGCTTCCTCGGCGGCTTCACCGGTCCGATCGAGAGCCTCGTGCCGCCGATCTTCGACGCCGCCAAGCTGGCGGTCGCCCATGTCAACACCCAGGGCGGCATCCTCGACGGACAGCTGTCGATCGTCTCGGCCGATTCCACCTGCATCGACGCCACCGCCGCCTCCAACGCCGCCGACCGCATGGTCAACGCCGAGAAGGTGACCGCGCTGGTCGGCCCGCTCTGCTCGGGCGAGACGATCGCGGCGGCCAACAGCGCGGCCATCCCCGGCAACGTCGTCATCGTGTCGCCTTCGGCGACCTCGCCGGCCGTCACCGCCGTGGCCGACAACGACCTCCTGTTCCGCACCACGCCGTCCGACGCCTATTCGGGCGAGGTGCTGGCCAAGATCCTGAAGGCCAAGGGCCACGACACCATCGCGGTCACCTACGTCAACAACGACTACGGCAAGGGCTATGCCGACGCGCTGAAGTCGTCCTTCGAGGCGCTCGGCGGCACCGTGGCGGCCAATGAGGCGCATGAGGACGGCAAGGCCGACTACCGCGCCGAGATCGGCTCGCTCGCCTCGTCCGGCGCCGACATGCTGGTCGTGCTCGCCTATGTCGACGGTTCCGGCCAGACCATCGTGCGCCAGGCGCTGGAAAGCGGCGACTTCGCCAATTTTGCCGGCGGCGACGGCATGGTCGGCGACAGCCTCGTCACCGCGGTCGGCGAGGGCAAGCTCGACGGCTTCATCGGCACCAAGATCGGCCGCGCCGAAACCCCGGGCACCGCGCTCTATGCCGACCTCGCCAAGGCCGGCGGCATCGATCCCAACGCCTCCTTCGGCCCGCAGGCCTACGACGCCGCCTTCCTGCTCGCGCTGGCGATCCAGAAGAACGGCTCGGCCGGCCGCGAGGGCCTCAGCGCGGCGCTGCGCGAAGTGGCGAGCGCGCCGGGCGAGGCGATCTATCCGGGCGAGTGGGAGAAGGCCAAGAAGCTCCTCGCCGAAGGCAAGGACATCAACTACGAGGGCGCCTCGGGCGCCCAGGAGTTCGACGAGGCCGGCGACGTGCCGGGCGTCATCATCGAGATGGTCGTCGAAGGCAAGGGCTTCAAGGAAGTCGGCGAGGTCAAGTAAGGCCTGGCCTGCGAATAACGCGAAAGGCCCGGGCGGGAGACCGCCCGGGCCTTTCCTTTGGGGGGTGCGATCCTGTCGAAGGTCGTCAACCGCGGTCGGGATCGACGATCTCTCTGAACCGTTTGATTTCGGCCTCCATCTCGTCTGCGATGTGTCTCGCCGCCCGTATGGATGGCGCCGCGAGACCCGGATCGAAGCGGTCGTAGCCGTGCGCAGCGATGTGGCGGAAGCGGCGCGTCTCCTGGAGCGCCGCCGCAGTCTCACGCGAAAGGACGGCCGGCCGTTCGCGGCTGCCCTCCATCGGCCGTGCCAGCCTCAGGATCAGCGTTTCGTGCCAGTCCTCTCCGGTCGGCCGCTCCTCGCCGAGAATGTCTAGGATGCGCTTGAGCGCGGCTTCCGCCGACGTGTGTCCTGCCTGCATGGCATGCATCATGGCCATCGAAGGCATGTAGCCTTCGAGACCCGGCGCATCGAAGCCGCCGCGCCAGTAGAGTTCGAGCGAATTTCGGAAATGCAGCACCGCGGACTGACAGGCGGCTCCGACGTCCGACCAGCGTGCGTCGCTCATGCGATCACGATCGCGGACGATTTCACGCGATCGACGAATGCCGGCGAGGCGAAAGCCGTCGTCAGGATGTCGACGGCGATGCGGTGGCGTCGCCCGGCCTGTTCCGCCTGTTCCCATGCCGCACGTTCGAAGGCTGGAGGCACGTCGATGAGGATGTCCACGTCGCTGTCGTAGCGGAGCCTGTCTTCGGCAACCGAGCCGAACACGTAGAACCGGCCGCCGTGCGATCTGACGAAATCCCGCAGATCCTCAATGACCGCAGCGGCCGCCTGCCGACGACGCTCCGTCTCTCTGGCCTTGCGCTCCGGAACCGTGACGATGCTGGACATGATGGTTCCTGCGGTACTCCCGACCAAAAAATAGTCGAGCAGGGCAGTCGCTGCAAGCGACCACCTTCGACGCCACGTCACCACCTTCTTCGCCAGCAGCCCTTCCGGCGCGAAATGCGGCAGCGGCGTGATCGCCGCGGCCCCGGTCCCACCGACCGTTGCAGCCTTGCAGCGATGCCGCTGCGAAACCCGTCCGGTGCAACGATCCGATGGACGTTCCGTCGGAAGCCTGCTTATGATCCGGCCACCGTGATCGGGGCATGAGCATGGCAGAGACGTTCGATTCCGTAGACACTTACCTTGAATCGCTTCCGGAACTTTCACGCTCGATCATGGGCAGGATCCGGCAACTCATCGCCGAAGCGGCGCCCGGTGCGCAGGAGGCGATCCGCTATGGCATGCCCACCGCGCTGCTCGACGGCGCGAGCATCGTCTACTATGCGGCGTGGAAGAAGCATGTCGGCCTCTATCCGATCCATCGCGGCTCGGCCGAGTTCGAGGAGAAGGTCGGGCCCTGGCGGGACTGGAAGGACACGGTCCGCTTCCCGCTCGACGGCAACGTTCCCTTCGACGTCGTCGAGATGATCGTCGCCGCGCAGGTCGCGCGTCTGCGCCGCGAGCGCGAGCCGGCCTGAGGCCGGCTCCCCACGGCGTCAGTCGTACCGCATGACCTTTTCGGGCAGCAGACCCTTCGGGGCGAAGCGCAGCACCAGCGTGATGGTCAGGCCGATGACGAAGACGCGCATCTGCAGGGCGCGCGTGTAGAGATCGTCGGGCGCCTGCCAGCCGAACAGCTTTTCGCCCCAGGCCTCCGCGCTGGTGAACAGGAAGAGCGCGACCGGCTCCGACATGATCCAGATGACGTAGACCAGCAGCGCCCCGAAGATCGCGCCGAGATTGTTGCCGGCACCGCCGAGGATCACCATCACCCAGATCAGGAAGGTATGGTTCAGCGGCGCGAAGGAGGAGGGATCGAAGATCGTCGTGAAGGTGATCAGCGCCGCGCCGCCTAGCCCGATGATGAAATTGCCGACGACGAACATCTCCAGCCGGCGCCGGTTGATGTCCTTGCCCATGGCGGCGGCCGAGACCTCGTTGTCGCGGATCGCCCGCATCATCCGGCCCCAGGGGGAATGCCACGCGCGTTCGAGCAGCACGTAGAGCACGACGATCATCACGGCGGTCACCGCCAGATAGGCCGAGCGCGAGGCGACGAAACCGAGTTCCTGCGGCGTCGGCACCGGCCAGGGCAGGGGCGAGACGGTGAGCGTGCCGCGCGTCAGCCAGTCGGCATTCTTGAGGAAGGCCTTGACGATCTCGGCGATGCCGAGCGTGGCGATCGCCATGTAGTCGGCCCTGAGGCCGAGCGTGATGCGGCCCATCGCCCAGCCGAGCAGCCCTGCGACGACGCCGCCGGCCACCCAACCCATCCAGACAGGCAGGCCGAGCCCCCCGACGAAGCCCGCTTCCCGCTCGATCAGCGTCGCCGCCGGATCGAGCTGTCCCTGCACCGCCAGATAGGTGATCGCGGCGGCGATGAGCGTCAGCGCCGTGCGCAGGCCCTTCGGCATGCCGATCCGGGTCGAGCGCGACAACAGGATCGTCACGGCGACGCCGATCGCCAGCGTCAGCGCCGCCTGCCCGAGCATCACCGGGCCGTCGCCCTGCCAGAAGGCGTCGTTGACCGGGAAGGAGACCAGCACCGTCGTGAAGGCGGCGATCGCCACGAAGCCCATCAGGCCGACGTTGAACAGGCCCGCATAGCCCCACTGGATGGTCAGCCCGAGGGCGATGATGGCATAGCAGGCGGCTTCCGCCAGCATGCGCACGCCATAGGCGGCGCCGAGCCAGGCGAAGATGCCGGCGACGAGGAGGGCCAGGCCGGCGAAGAGGCCGGCTTCGCGCAGCGACGGACTCACGTGTTGACCCTCCCTCTGAAGATGCCGGTCGGCCGCCAGATCAGCACCGCGACCAGGATGAAGAAGGGCACGACGATCTTGTATTCCGTCGGCACGAAGGCGAGCTTGGCCGGGATCTCGATGAATTCGGGCAGGTAGGGCCGCAGCGGCCGCAGCAGCACCGACCAGTTGAACACCGCCAGCGTCTCGCTGAAGCCGACGAGCAGCCCGCCGGCGATCGCGCCATAGGGCTGGCCCACACCGCCGACGATGGCGGCCGCGAAGATCGGCAGGATGATGTTGTAGGAGAGGTCCGGCTTCAGCGTCACGTCGAGCGCGAGCAGCGTGCCGCCGGCCGCCGCCAGCGCACCCGCGATCAGCCAGGTGGTACGCACCACATGGTCGATCGATATGCCCGAGACGCGCGCGAGATCCGGATTGTCGGAGACCGCGCGCATCGCCTTGCCCATGCGCGAGCGGGTGAGGAACAGGTGCAGTGCCACCACCGCGACGATCGTGGTGGCGAAGAGCAGCAGCTGCGGCTCGGTGATCACGAGGTCGCGGCCGCCGAGCGGGATGCGGTAGATGTCCTTGGC
The nucleotide sequence above comes from Aquibium microcysteis. Encoded proteins:
- a CDS encoding ABC transporter substrate-binding protein; protein product: MRNAFRSLIAATVATTALVAAGAAQAEDVKLGFLGGFTGPIESLVPPIFDAAKLAVAHVNTQGGILDGQLSIVSADSTCIDATAASNAADRMVNAEKVTALVGPLCSGETIAAANSAAIPGNVVIVSPSATSPAVTAVADNDLLFRTTPSDAYSGEVLAKILKAKGHDTIAVTYVNNDYGKGYADALKSSFEALGGTVAANEAHEDGKADYRAEIGSLASSGADMLVVLAYVDGSGQTIVRQALESGDFANFAGGDGMVGDSLVTAVGEGKLDGFIGTKIGRAETPGTALYADLAKAGGIDPNASFGPQAYDAAFLLALAIQKNGSAGREGLSAALREVASAPGEAIYPGEWEKAKKLLAEGKDINYEGASGAQEFDEAGDVPGVIIEMVVEGKGFKEVGEVK
- a CDS encoding nucleotidyltransferase family protein, translated to MSSIVTVPERKARETERRRQAAAAVIEDLRDFVRSHGGRFYVFGSVAEDRLRYDSDVDILIDVPPAFERAAWEQAEQAGRRHRIAVDILTTAFASPAFVDRVKSSAIVIA
- a CDS encoding iron chaperone: MAETFDSVDTYLESLPELSRSIMGRIRQLIAEAAPGAQEAIRYGMPTALLDGASIVYYAAWKKHVGLYPIHRGSAEFEEKVGPWRDWKDTVRFPLDGNVPFDVVEMIVAAQVARLRREREPA
- a CDS encoding branched-chain amino acid ABC transporter permease, with amino-acid sequence MSPSLREAGLFAGLALLVAGIFAWLGAAYGVRMLAEAACYAIIALGLTIQWGYAGLFNVGLMGFVAIAAFTTVLVSFPVNDAFWQGDGPVMLGQAALTLAIGVAVTILLSRSTRIGMPKGLRTALTLIAAAITYLAVQGQLDPAATLIEREAGFVGGLGLPVWMGWVAGGVVAGLLGWAMGRITLGLRADYMAIATLGIAEIVKAFLKNADWLTRGTLTVSPLPWPVPTPQELGFVASRSAYLAVTAVMIVVLYVLLERAWHSPWGRMMRAIRDNEVSAAAMGKDINRRRLEMFVVGNFIIGLGGAALITFTTIFDPSSFAPLNHTFLIWVMVILGGAGNNLGAIFGALLVYVIWIMSEPVALFLFTSAEAWGEKLFGWQAPDDLYTRALQMRVFVIGLTITLVLRFAPKGLLPEKVMRYD
- a CDS encoding branched-chain amino acid ABC transporter permease, producing the protein MPEAGLLTILPMNEIVFFLNKVVIAGLIIGSVYALGAVGVTLIFGILRFAHFPHGDMMTAGAFVALVLLWMFPGAGAAVGLPTAFVLMPIAMAVTALFAVGLDRTFYRPMRKAGVKPVVMVMTSIGVMLMMQGLLRLFAGTGTRQLYVDTDAKDIYRIPLGGRDLVITEPQLLLFATTIVAVVALHLFLTRSRMGKAMRAVSDNPDLARVSGISIDHVVRTTWLIAGALAAAGGTLLALDVTLKPDLSYNIILPIFAAAIVGGVGQPYGAIAGGLLVGFSETLAVFNWSVLLRPLRPYLPEFIEIPAKLAFVPTEYKIVVPFFILVAVLIWRPTGIFRGRVNT